Proteins from a genomic interval of Phenylobacterium sp. LH3H17:
- a CDS encoding acyl-CoA dehydrogenase family protein, producing the protein MTGFWLTQEQEAIGESVARLCARFDADYWRRTDETGEFPEAFVAAMVEAGWLGAAMPIELGGSGLGLTEAAVMMQAVAQSGAGFSGASALHLNIFGPMPIVKFGSDEQKRRHIPRLIAGEDKMCIGITEPDAGLDTTSLTTKATRTNDGYVLQGRKTWTTSAQRANKMLIIARTTPRDQVTKSTQGLSLFYIDFDRTKIEAKPIPKMGRRAVESNQVFIDNLEIPADSLIGEEGRGFYYLLEGLNPERVLFGAEAVGLGRAALARAATYAKERIVFGRPIGQNQGVAHPLAKAWVELEAANLMAFKAAALHDAGRDCGAEANAAKYLGGEAGFNACEAAVLAHGGMGYAKEFDVERYFREAMIARIAPISREMVLNYIAERVLGLPKSY; encoded by the coding sequence ATGACCGGATTCTGGCTGACGCAGGAGCAGGAGGCCATCGGCGAGAGCGTCGCGCGCCTGTGCGCCCGGTTCGACGCCGACTACTGGCGCCGGACCGACGAGACCGGTGAGTTCCCCGAGGCCTTCGTCGCGGCCATGGTCGAGGCCGGCTGGCTGGGCGCGGCCATGCCGATCGAACTGGGAGGCTCGGGCCTGGGCCTTACCGAGGCGGCGGTGATGATGCAGGCGGTCGCCCAGTCCGGGGCCGGGTTCTCCGGCGCCAGCGCCCTGCACCTCAACATCTTCGGCCCCATGCCCATCGTGAAGTTCGGCAGCGACGAGCAGAAGCGCCGCCACATCCCACGGCTGATCGCCGGCGAAGACAAGATGTGCATCGGCATCACCGAACCCGACGCCGGCCTCGACACCACCAGCCTGACCACCAAGGCCACCCGGACCAACGACGGCTACGTCCTGCAGGGCCGCAAGACCTGGACGACCTCGGCCCAGCGCGCCAACAAGATGCTGATCATCGCGCGCACCACTCCGCGCGACCAGGTGACAAAGTCGACCCAGGGGCTCAGCCTGTTCTATATCGACTTCGACCGCACCAAGATCGAGGCCAAGCCGATCCCCAAGATGGGCCGCAGGGCGGTCGAATCGAACCAGGTCTTCATCGACAACCTGGAGATCCCCGCCGACAGCCTGATCGGCGAGGAGGGCAGGGGATTCTACTACCTGCTGGAGGGGCTGAACCCCGAGCGGGTGCTGTTCGGCGCCGAGGCCGTGGGCCTGGGCCGCGCGGCCCTGGCGCGCGCGGCGACCTACGCCAAGGAGCGGATCGTTTTCGGCCGGCCGATCGGCCAGAACCAGGGCGTCGCCCATCCCCTGGCCAAGGCCTGGGTGGAACTGGAGGCCGCCAACCTGATGGCCTTCAAGGCCGCGGCCCTCCACGACGCCGGCCGCGACTGCGGGGCCGAGGCCAACGCGGCCAAGTATCTGGGCGGGGAGGCGGGGTTCAACGCCTGCGAGGCCGCGGTCCTGGCTCATGGCGGCATGGGCTACGCCAAGGAGTTCGACGTCGAGCGCTACTTCCGCGAGGCCATGATCGCCCGCATCGCGCCGATCAGCCGCGAGATGGTGCTGAACTACATCGCCGAGCGGGTGCTGGGCCTGCCCAAGAGCTATTAG
- a CDS encoding DUF2336 domain-containing protein, with product MATTRAALTDDDIRTLVKGATPDERAVAAHRLCRSIETATLSEEERAQAHEILRVMAVDAAELVRRAVAVTLKNSSVVPRDVALTLARDVESVALPILGASPAFTDEDLAEIVRLGGPVRQVVIAKRPRVSQVVTAAIAEHGVERAVEAACANDNADFAEATLQRVIERFEQSERVLAAVAYRDALPVSVTERLIDMVGDAVRDHLLNHHAVSPELALQIAMGAKERATIDLVDQAGRTSDVRAFVAHLNKNQRLSASLLLRGMAHGHMTFLEWGLAELAGVPHHRTWLMIHDAGPLGLRAIYERAGLPARLYPAFRSGVDTFHSMEFDGGARDRERFQEKMLQRFLTQPTAASREDVDYLLEKMDRISIETRKSFRAEQSA from the coding sequence ATGGCGACCACGCGCGCGGCGCTGACGGACGACGATATACGCACGCTCGTTAAGGGCGCGACGCCCGACGAGCGCGCCGTCGCCGCGCACCGGCTGTGCCGCTCCATCGAGACCGCCACGCTCTCCGAGGAGGAGCGCGCACAGGCCCACGAAATCCTGCGGGTAATGGCCGTCGACGCCGCCGAACTGGTGCGCCGGGCCGTGGCCGTGACCCTCAAGAACTCCTCGGTAGTGCCGCGCGACGTGGCCCTGACCCTGGCCCGCGACGTGGAGAGCGTCGCCCTGCCGATCCTGGGCGCTTCGCCGGCCTTCACCGACGAGGACCTGGCCGAGATCGTCCGGCTGGGCGGGCCGGTGCGCCAGGTTGTGATCGCCAAGCGCCCGCGGGTGTCGCAGGTCGTCACCGCCGCCATCGCCGAGCATGGGGTGGAGCGCGCGGTCGAGGCGGCCTGCGCCAACGACAACGCCGATTTCGCCGAGGCGACCCTCCAGCGCGTGATCGAGCGCTTCGAACAGTCCGAACGGGTTCTCGCCGCGGTCGCCTACCGCGACGCCCTGCCGGTCTCGGTGACCGAGCGGCTGATCGACATGGTCGGCGACGCCGTGCGCGACCACCTCCTGAACCACCACGCCGTCTCGCCGGAACTGGCGCTGCAGATCGCCATGGGCGCCAAGGAGCGCGCGACCATCGACCTGGTCGACCAGGCCGGCCGCACCAGCGACGTGAGGGCCTTCGTCGCGCACCTGAACAAGAACCAGCGCCTTTCGGCATCCCTGCTTCTGCGGGGCATGGCGCACGGCCACATGACCTTCCTCGAATGGGGCCTGGCCGAGCTGGCGGGGGTGCCGCACCATCGCACCTGGTTGATGATCCATGACGCCGGCCCGCTTGGCCTGCGGGCGATCTATGAGCGGGCCGGCTTGCCGGCGCGGCTCTATCCGGCCTTCCGCTCGGGCGTGGACACCTTCCACTCCATGGAGTTCGACGGCGGGGCCCGCGACCGCGAGCGCTTCCAGGAGAAGATGCTGCAGCGGTTCCTCACCCAGCCGACCGCCGCCTCGCGCGAGGATGTCGACTACCTCCTGGAGAAGATGGACCGGATCTCAATCGAGACCCGCAAGTCGTTCCGCGCCGAACAGAGCGCCTGA
- a CDS encoding transglycosylase SLT domain-containing protein translates to MMAIHGIRGVVEAAIQRASNATGVDFSFLMGTAARESGYNPKAKASTSSAAGLFQFVEQTWLSTLKQHGAKYGYARYAELIQKGSDGRYRVNGAEARKAVMDLRMDPHAASLMAGELTSDHASYLKGRTGRTPTAGELYAAHFLGPQGSARLIEAMRTRPGASAASIFPDAAGANRSIFYRDGRAATVAEVYANLTKTGGSARATADRPATPEPQGGFIQYASARQGAAQRDQDALVEIILRGSQTRDDAAASVSSRLGGSMFSSEMLRVLAEARDKAS, encoded by the coding sequence ATCATGGCCATCCATGGAATCCGGGGCGTCGTCGAAGCCGCGATCCAGCGCGCGTCGAATGCGACGGGCGTGGATTTCAGCTTTCTCATGGGCACGGCCGCCCGTGAGAGCGGCTACAATCCAAAGGCCAAGGCGTCGACCTCCTCGGCCGCCGGCCTGTTCCAGTTCGTGGAGCAGACCTGGCTCTCCACCCTCAAGCAGCACGGCGCCAAATACGGCTACGCACGCTACGCCGAGCTGATCCAGAAGGGCTCGGACGGCCGCTACCGGGTCAACGGCGCCGAGGCGCGCAAGGCGGTGATGGACCTGCGGATGGACCCGCACGCGGCCTCGCTGATGGCGGGCGAACTCACCTCGGACCACGCCTCCTACCTCAAGGGCCGCACCGGCCGCACCCCGACGGCGGGCGAACTCTACGCCGCTCACTTCCTGGGCCCGCAAGGCTCGGCGCGGCTGATCGAGGCCATGCGCACCCGGCCAGGCGCCAGCGCCGCCAGCATCTTCCCCGACGCGGCGGGCGCCAACCGCTCGATCTTCTACCGCGACGGCCGCGCCGCCACCGTGGCCGAGGTCTACGCCAACCTGACCAAGACCGGGGGCTCGGCCCGGGCGACCGCCGACAGGCCCGCCACGCCGGAGCCGCAGGGCGGCTTCATCCAATACGCCTCGGCGCGCCAGGGCGCGGCCCAGCGCGACCAGGACGCCTTGGTCGAGATCATCCTGCGCGGCTCCCAAACCCGCGACGACGCCGCCGCCAGCGTCAGCTCGCGGCTGGGCGGCTCCATGTTCTCCAGCGAGATGCTCCGCGTCCTGGCCGAGGCCCGCGACAAGGCGAGCTAG
- a CDS encoding NAD kinase: MFKPEPFVTRLHFTASDRPEAQEARETLIARYGQASLAEAQVIVALGGDGFMLETLHENLSGGLPIYGMNRGSVGFLMNEYSEDALLERINAAESAVIHPLQMVAIDTDRREHRAVAINEVSLLRQTRQTAKLRISIDDKVRLGELSCDGALVATPAGSTAYNLSAHGPIIPLDARVLALTPISAFRPRRWRGALLGHTARVKFEIMEADKRPVSAVADNFEVRDVLEVHIAEDRDVALHMLFDAGRSLEERVLAEQFSV, encoded by the coding sequence ATGTTCAAACCCGAGCCCTTCGTCACCCGCCTGCACTTCACCGCCAGCGACCGGCCCGAGGCCCAGGAGGCGCGCGAGACGCTGATCGCCCGCTATGGCCAGGCGTCGCTCGCCGAAGCCCAGGTGATCGTGGCGCTGGGCGGCGACGGCTTCATGCTGGAGACCCTGCACGAGAACCTGTCTGGCGGCCTGCCGATCTACGGCATGAACCGCGGTTCGGTCGGGTTCCTGATGAACGAGTACAGCGAAGACGCGCTTCTGGAGCGGATCAACGCCGCCGAGAGCGCCGTCATCCATCCCCTTCAGATGGTGGCCATCGACACCGACCGTCGCGAGCACCGGGCCGTGGCGATCAATGAGGTCAGCCTGCTGCGCCAGACCCGCCAGACCGCCAAGCTGCGCATCTCCATCGACGACAAGGTGCGGCTGGGGGAACTCTCCTGCGACGGCGCCCTGGTGGCCACCCCGGCCGGCTCGACCGCCTACAACCTCTCGGCCCACGGCCCGATCATCCCCCTCGACGCCCGCGTCCTGGCGCTGACGCCGATCAGCGCCTTTCGCCCCCGCCGCTGGCGCGGCGCGCTGCTGGGCCACACCGCGCGGGTCAAGTTCGAGATCATGGAAGCCGATAAGCGCCCGGTGAGCGCCGTGGCCGACAATTTCGAGGTACGCGATGTCCTGGAGGTCCATATCGCGGAGGATCGCGACGTGGCCTTGCATATGCTGTTCGACGCCGGGCGTAGCCTGGAGGAGCGAGTGCTGGCTGAGCAATTTTCCGTTTGA
- a CDS encoding ATP-binding protein has translation MIDQTERTPEQTRDRGGLSVTQQALDAQTALLPYALAVFSVSLPAYVWAGSHAENAVWMSGTFAIFAAAWGAFYAVVNWLKRPEARTDLAMRGRIQIFSGLLWAAAVAQMSAFADGAGLAREPLLLMSLAAAIVVIFFAASWLPSLLILGSAAVAGPLFFLFSRPETRELANIAWGAVALALALALIVNRILRSQFALAVEREVLIADRAGMVDAANKLARSKSDLVATLSHEIRNGLTGVAHVLSAAVGHNGRSAPSREQLAAALDAANDLISVLNTTLDSETAEAGRLSVDTRPFDPVALIRDLVLLNRPNASAKALEINLHVSPELAMADRGAAIADVHRARQILANLLGNALKFTVRGRVEARIELAGSGRLAIEIADTGPGLATDELDRAFEPFHRIERTSAGTSGAGLGLSLSRQLARLMGGELTGHSAVGVGSCFRLELPYDINALPDRDGQAAEAAAPIAVERRALRVLIAEDDALNAAMLRAVIEQLGHQVVHAIDGRRAVDLSKVCEFDLLMIDGRMPNMDGPATIAAIRALDGSMRRVPIVAVIGGDATEAMECTQAGADAVLRKPVSVAAVARAVADAIAVERDEPQIRVVA, from the coding sequence ATGATTGACCAGACCGAGCGGACCCCCGAGCAAACCCGTGACCGCGGCGGGCTTTCGGTCACCCAGCAGGCGCTGGACGCCCAGACCGCGCTGCTCCCCTACGCCCTGGCCGTCTTTTCGGTCAGCCTGCCAGCCTATGTCTGGGCCGGATCTCACGCCGAGAACGCGGTCTGGATGAGCGGGACCTTCGCCATTTTCGCCGCGGCCTGGGGCGCCTTCTACGCCGTGGTGAACTGGCTGAAGCGGCCCGAGGCCCGAACCGACCTGGCCATGCGCGGGCGCATCCAGATCTTCAGCGGCCTGCTCTGGGCCGCCGCCGTCGCCCAGATGTCGGCCTTCGCCGACGGGGCAGGTCTGGCGCGAGAGCCCCTGCTGCTGATGTCCCTGGCCGCGGCGATCGTGGTCATCTTCTTCGCCGCCTCCTGGCTGCCCAGCCTGTTGATCCTGGGATCGGCCGCGGTGGCCGGTCCGCTGTTCTTCCTGTTCTCCAGGCCCGAGACGCGTGAACTCGCCAACATCGCCTGGGGCGCTGTGGCGCTGGCCCTGGCGCTCGCCCTCATCGTCAATCGCATCCTGCGCAGCCAGTTCGCCCTGGCCGTCGAGCGCGAAGTGCTGATCGCCGACCGCGCCGGAATGGTGGACGCCGCCAACAAGCTGGCCCGGTCCAAGTCCGACCTGGTGGCCACGCTCAGCCACGAGATCCGCAACGGCTTGACGGGGGTCGCCCACGTGCTCTCGGCGGCCGTCGGCCACAACGGGCGTTCGGCGCCCTCGCGCGAACAGCTCGCCGCGGCGCTGGACGCCGCCAACGACCTGATCTCGGTGCTGAACACCACGCTCGATTCCGAGACCGCCGAGGCCGGGCGGCTGTCGGTGGACACACGCCCCTTCGATCCGGTCGCCCTGATCCGCGACCTGGTGCTGCTCAACCGGCCCAACGCCTCGGCCAAGGCGCTGGAGATTAACCTGCACGTATCTCCCGAACTCGCCATGGCCGACCGCGGCGCGGCGATCGCCGACGTGCACCGGGCTCGCCAGATCCTCGCCAACCTGCTGGGCAACGCGCTCAAGTTCACTGTTCGCGGCCGGGTCGAGGCGCGGATAGAACTGGCAGGCTCCGGACGCCTGGCCATCGAGATCGCCGATACCGGTCCGGGCCTGGCCACCGACGAGCTGGATCGGGCCTTCGAACCCTTCCACCGCATCGAGCGGACAAGCGCCGGCACCTCCGGCGCGGGCCTGGGCCTGTCCCTCTCGCGCCAGCTCGCGCGGCTCATGGGCGGCGAACTCACCGGCCACAGCGCGGTCGGCGTGGGCTCGTGCTTCCGGCTCGAACTGCCCTATGACATCAACGCCCTGCCCGACCGTGACGGCCAGGCGGCCGAAGCCGCCGCCCCGATCGCCGTGGAGCGCCGCGCCCTGCGGGTGCTGATCGCCGAGGACGACGCGCTCAACGCCGCCATGCTGCGCGCCGTGATCGAGCAACTGGGCCATCAGGTGGTGCACGCCATCGATGGCCGCCGGGCCGTGGACCTCTCCAAAGTCTGTGAGTTCGACCTGCTGATGATCGACGGGCGCATGCCCAACATGGACGGGCCGGCCACCATCGCCGCCATCCGCGCCCTGGACGGCTCGATGCGCCGCGTGCCGATCGTCGCGGTGATCGGCGGCGACGCGACCGAGGCCATGGAATGCACCCAGGCAGGCGCCGACGCGGTGTTGCGCAAGCCGGTCAGCGTCGCGGCCGTGGCCCGCGCCGTCGCCGACGCCATCGCCGTGGAACGCGACGAACCGCAGATACGCGTCGTCGCCTAG
- the glpK gene encoding glycerol kinase GlpK yields the protein MADPLILALDQGTTSTRAILFDAQGAPLADAGRPLEQFYPEDGWVEHDAEQIFETCVEVLREAVAKAGRSMSEVTAIGVTNQRETVVIWDKVTGKPIHKAIVWQDRRTAPTCERLRAAGLEPKVTSITGLLLDPYFSGTKIAWLLGAVPGARARAQAGELLVGTMDAWVIWKLTGGAVHATDATNASRTLLFDIRAQAWSTEMLDMLDVPAALLPKVLDCADDYGTTQADLLGAAVPIRGVAGDQQAALMGQGCIRAGEMKATYGTGCFMLVNTGEHLAPSRSRLLTTVAARLNGQPTYALEGSIFIAGAALQWVNEGLGVAGGGSGVEALAQTAKEDHGVVLVPAFTGLGAPWWDAGARGAIFGLTRDSGLAEIAEAAFDACALQTRDLIEAMRADAPGAFGAQVELRIDGGMARSKWFSQRLADLTGVAVGRVNFQEMTALGAALFAGIGAGIYANAEEATAARAKTERFEPRLDGHGREQAYARWLDAVARVRTG from the coding sequence ATGGCCGATCCGCTGATCTTGGCCCTGGACCAGGGCACGACCTCGACCCGCGCCATACTGTTCGACGCCCAGGGCGCGCCGCTGGCCGACGCCGGGCGCCCGCTGGAGCAATTCTATCCCGAGGACGGCTGGGTCGAGCACGACGCTGAGCAGATATTCGAGACCTGCGTGGAGGTGCTGCGCGAGGCGGTGGCGAAGGCCGGGCGGTCGATGTCCGAGGTCACGGCCATCGGCGTCACCAACCAGCGCGAGACGGTGGTGATCTGGGACAAGGTCACCGGCAAGCCGATCCACAAGGCCATCGTCTGGCAGGATCGCCGTACGGCTCCCACCTGCGAGCGGCTGCGCGCCGCGGGGCTGGAGCCGAAGGTCACCAGCATCACCGGCCTGCTGCTGGACCCGTATTTCTCGGGCACCAAGATCGCCTGGCTGCTGGGGGCCGTCCCCGGCGCCCGGGCCCGCGCCCAGGCCGGCGAACTGCTGGTCGGCACCATGGACGCCTGGGTGATCTGGAAGCTGACCGGCGGGGCGGTTCACGCCACCGACGCCACCAACGCCTCGCGCACCCTGCTGTTCGACATCAGGGCCCAGGCCTGGTCGACCGAGATGCTGGACATGCTGGACGTGCCTGCGGCCCTCCTGCCCAAGGTGCTGGACTGCGCCGACGACTATGGGACCACCCAGGCCGACCTGCTGGGCGCCGCCGTCCCGATCCGCGGGGTGGCCGGCGACCAGCAGGCCGCGCTGATGGGGCAGGGCTGCATCCGGGCCGGCGAGATGAAGGCCACCTATGGCACCGGCTGCTTCATGCTGGTCAACACAGGCGAGCACCTGGCGCCGTCGCGCTCGCGGCTGCTGACCACCGTGGCCGCGCGCCTGAACGGCCAACCGACCTACGCCCTGGAGGGCTCCATCTTCATCGCCGGCGCGGCCCTGCAGTGGGTCAACGAGGGCCTGGGCGTCGCCGGCGGTGGCTCTGGCGTCGAGGCCCTGGCCCAGACCGCCAAGGAGGACCATGGCGTGGTCCTGGTCCCGGCCTTCACCGGGCTTGGCGCGCCCTGGTGGGACGCGGGGGCGCGGGGCGCGATCTTCGGCCTGACCCGGGACTCGGGGCTCGCGGAGATCGCCGAGGCCGCCTTCGACGCCTGCGCCCTGCAGACCCGCGACCTGATCGAGGCCATGCGGGCCGACGCGCCCGGCGCTTTCGGCGCCCAGGTGGAACTGCGGATCGACGGCGGCATGGCGCGCAGCAAGTGGTTCAGCCAGCGCCTGGCCGATCTTACGGGCGTGGCGGTTGGGCGGGTCAACTTCCAGGAGATGACCGCCCTGGGCGCGGCGCTGTTCGCGGGCATCGGGGCCGGGATCTACGCCAACGCAGAGGAGGCGACCGCCGCCCGCGCCAAGACCGAGCGCTTCGAGCCCAGGCTGGACGGTCATGGTCGCGAGCAGGCCTATGCCCGCTGGCTGGACGCCGTGGCGCGGGTGCGGACAGGCTGA
- a CDS encoding CaiB/BaiF CoA-transferase family protein codes for MVLKGLKVVEFASYIAAPGAAGVMADWGAEVIKVERPQGDPMRHVFADAKSEISINPTFDLDNRGKRAVVLDISKPEGRDALARLAAEADVFLTNVRPASLKRAGLDDVTLRAANPRLVYAVVTGYGLEGPDAHLPGFDVTAFWSRAGVARMHAPKGQDPHILRTGVGDHMTSLATVSAILAALYERERTGEGRLVQTSLLATGVYAVSSDLAVQLAMGKLASNRPRSDPFDPVANFYKSRDERWFVLNPRGASKDFALITEACGRPELATDERFVSGKLRRVNNRALVAEFDAAFGALDFEEIARRLNAADLVWAPVQTPAEVAADPQVQAAGAIVEVEDGHGGTFRSPAAPARFPGADSDRRPASPRLGQHTHEVLAELGYSAAQIEAMVAAGAAV; via the coding sequence GTGGTTCTCAAGGGTCTGAAGGTCGTCGAGTTCGCTTCCTATATCGCCGCGCCCGGCGCCGCCGGGGTCATGGCCGACTGGGGGGCGGAGGTGATCAAGGTCGAACGGCCGCAGGGCGACCCGATGCGCCACGTCTTCGCCGACGCCAAGAGCGAGATCTCGATCAACCCGACCTTCGACCTGGACAACCGGGGTAAGCGCGCGGTGGTCCTGGACATCTCCAAGCCGGAGGGCCGTGACGCCCTGGCCAGGCTGGCCGCCGAGGCCGATGTCTTCCTGACCAATGTGCGGCCCGCGTCGCTGAAGCGCGCGGGGCTGGACGATGTGACGCTGCGCGCGGCCAATCCGCGCCTGGTCTATGCGGTGGTCACCGGCTACGGCCTGGAGGGGCCGGACGCCCACCTGCCCGGCTTCGACGTCACCGCGTTCTGGTCGCGGGCCGGGGTGGCGCGGATGCATGCGCCCAAGGGCCAGGACCCGCACATCCTGCGCACCGGGGTCGGCGACCACATGACCTCGCTGGCCACCGTCTCGGCGATACTGGCCGCGCTCTACGAGCGTGAACGGACGGGCGAAGGCCGGCTGGTGCAGACCTCGCTGCTGGCCACCGGGGTCTATGCGGTGAGTTCCGACCTGGCGGTGCAGCTGGCCATGGGCAAGCTCGCCTCCAACCGCCCGCGTAGCGACCCCTTCGATCCCGTGGCCAATTTCTACAAGAGCCGCGACGAGCGCTGGTTCGTGCTCAATCCGCGCGGCGCGTCCAAGGACTTCGCCCTGATCACGGAGGCCTGCGGACGACCGGAGCTGGCCACGGACGAGCGCTTCGTCTCGGGCAAGCTGCGGCGGGTCAACAACCGGGCCCTGGTCGCCGAGTTCGACGCGGCCTTCGGGGCCCTGGACTTCGAGGAGATCGCCAGGCGGCTCAACGCGGCCGACCTGGTCTGGGCGCCAGTCCAGACCCCGGCCGAGGTCGCCGCCGACCCGCAGGTCCAGGCCGCCGGGGCCATCGTCGAGGTGGAGGACGGACACGGCGGAACCTTCCGCTCGCCCGCCGCGCCCGCCCGCTTCCCGGGCGCCGACTCCGATCGGCGTCCCGCCTCGCCGCGCCTTGGCCAGCACACCCACGAAGTCCTCGCCGAGCTCGGCTATTCCGCCGCGCAGATCGAGGCGATGGTGGCGGCCGGAGCGGCGGTCTAG
- a CDS encoding DUF2336 domain-containing protein yields the protein MAAKADEILGLAKSKAPADRERLLLAIVDLCDAGEGAQAVMKAPPIQALLNSIFMSLVVEAERDIRARLADKLAGADWAPAALINVLALDDIEIARPIIAGSPVLKDHDLVRLLVEATIEHQIEVARRPNLGPPVVAAILQQQEPAVLTALAGNFTAQVNAHDMGRLVAASERIVALRAPLSHHPALTDDLARQLYLWVGQSMRQGLVARFRLDGAALDAALGAAVREAHGGLAPASGELVVRREGEREEMEEQLLAKLNTAGQLRPGYLLRALQEGKLSLFVGGLATLGRFDPAQVRRALNSDRPELLALACASVDIDRSVFPTILELVRKLNGGRPGGGDEAARRAGGAFGPLGADIAGAAFRQAVTPR from the coding sequence GTGGCCGCGAAAGCCGACGAGATTCTAGGGCTCGCCAAGAGCAAGGCGCCCGCGGACCGTGAACGCCTGCTGCTGGCCATCGTCGATCTGTGCGACGCGGGAGAAGGCGCCCAGGCGGTGATGAAGGCGCCGCCGATCCAGGCCCTGCTCAATTCCATCTTCATGAGCCTGGTGGTCGAGGCCGAGCGCGACATCCGCGCCCGCCTTGCCGACAAGCTGGCCGGCGCCGACTGGGCGCCCGCGGCCTTGATCAACGTCCTGGCGCTGGACGACATCGAGATCGCCCGCCCGATCATCGCCGGCAGCCCGGTGCTCAAGGATCACGACCTGGTCCGGCTGCTGGTCGAGGCCACGATCGAGCATCAGATCGAGGTGGCGCGGCGGCCCAATCTGGGCCCGCCGGTGGTCGCCGCCATCCTGCAGCAACAGGAGCCGGCGGTGCTGACCGCCCTGGCCGGCAATTTCACCGCCCAGGTCAACGCCCACGACATGGGCCGGCTGGTCGCCGCCTCGGAGCGGATCGTCGCCCTACGCGCGCCCCTCTCGCATCACCCGGCCCTCACCGACGACCTGGCCCGGCAGCTCTATCTCTGGGTCGGTCAGTCCATGCGCCAGGGCCTGGTCGCGCGCTTCCGCCTGGACGGCGCGGCCCTGGACGCGGCGCTTGGGGCCGCGGTCCGCGAGGCCCACGGCGGCCTGGCGCCGGCGTCCGGCGAACTCGTGGTCCGTCGCGAGGGCGAACGCGAGGAGATGGAGGAACAGCTCCTGGCCAAGCTCAACACAGCCGGCCAGTTGCGTCCCGGCTACCTGCTGCGCGCCCTGCAGGAAGGCAAGCTGTCGCTGTTCGTCGGCGGCCTGGCGACCCTGGGCCGTTTCGACCCCGCCCAGGTGCGTCGGGCGCTCAACTCCGACCGGCCCGAACTGCTGGCCCTGGCCTGCGCCTCCGTCGACATCGACCGCAGCGTCTTCCCGACCATCCTGGAGCTGGTCCGCAAGCTGAACGGCGGACGGCCTGGCGGCGGGGACGAGGCCGCGCGCCGGGCCGGGGGCGCCTTCGGCCCCCTGGGCGCCGACATCGCCGGCGCCGCCTTCCGTCAGGCTGTCACGCCGCGGTGA
- a CDS encoding Hpt domain-containing protein: MSQQNPGQVIPAPTSLRLKVGGRFGAIDPSAIAKAEAALKSLSGNFSQWLADEVVKLDAARQTVRAQGVSPETMETLYLRAHDLKGLGTTYEFPLITRIGASLCRLIDDKDKRLTVSMPLVDAHIDAIKAAVRDDIKTDEHPVGKILIEELERRVIETGA, translated from the coding sequence GTGAGCCAGCAGAATCCGGGCCAGGTCATTCCCGCCCCCACCAGCCTTCGACTCAAGGTTGGCGGCCGCTTCGGCGCAATCGATCCCAGCGCCATCGCCAAGGCGGAAGCCGCGCTCAAGAGCCTGTCGGGAAATTTCTCGCAGTGGCTCGCCGATGAAGTCGTGAAGCTGGACGCCGCCCGCCAGACCGTGCGCGCCCAGGGCGTCTCGCCCGAGACCATGGAAACGCTCTATCTCCGCGCCCACGACCTCAAGGGCCTGGGAACCACCTACGAGTTCCCGCTGATCACCCGGATCGGGGCTTCGCTCTGCCGGCTGATCGACGACAAGGACAAGCGCCTGACCGTCTCCATGCCCCTGGTCGACGCCCACATCGACGCGATCAAGGCCGCCGTTCGCGACGACATCAAGACCGACGAGCACCCCGTGGGGAAGATCCTCATCGAGGAACTGGAACGCAGGGTCATCGAGACCGGCGCCTGA
- a CDS encoding NUDIX hydrolase produces MTQDIKPAATILLLRDDPTFEVLMVKRHHQIDFASGALVFPGGKSHAGDHDPAWANHVLGWNDFDAEQRGLRIAAIREVFEEAGILFGERLNGEPIGGEACPMEVRRAVDKGETAFLDVVKDLGVRLDLNALTVFARWITPPLTPKRFDTWFYVADAPDDQLAACDGHETVDAEWIEPKEVLRLAAAGERKVIFPTRMNVQLLAEASSASDCIARAVGRTLVTVEPQIQDGPGGKVLVLPPDAGYGDVAEPLANVM; encoded by the coding sequence ATGACCCAGGACATCAAGCCCGCCGCCACCATCCTGCTGCTGCGCGACGATCCGACCTTCGAAGTGCTGATGGTCAAGCGCCACCACCAGATCGACTTCGCGTCCGGCGCCCTGGTGTTCCCGGGCGGCAAGAGCCACGCGGGTGACCATGACCCGGCCTGGGCGAACCATGTCCTGGGCTGGAACGACTTCGACGCCGAGCAGCGGGGCCTGCGGATCGCCGCGATCCGCGAGGTGTTCGAGGAAGCCGGCATCCTGTTCGGGGAACGGCTGAACGGCGAACCCATCGGCGGCGAGGCTTGTCCGATGGAAGTCCGCCGCGCGGTCGATAAGGGCGAGACCGCCTTCCTGGACGTGGTGAAGGATCTTGGGGTTCGTCTCGACCTCAACGCCTTGACCGTCTTTGCCCGCTGGATCACCCCGCCGCTCACCCCCAAGCGTTTCGATACCTGGTTCTATGTGGCGGATGCGCCGGACGACCAGCTCGCCGCCTGCGACGGACACGAAACCGTCGACGCCGAGTGGATCGAGCCCAAGGAGGTGCTGCGCTTGGCCGCGGCCGGGGAACGCAAGGTGATCTTTCCGACCCGGATGAACGTCCAGCTGCTGGCCGAGGCCAGCAGCGCCAGTGACTGCATCGCCCGGGCGGTCGGCCGCACCCTGGTCACCGTCGAGCCACAAATTCAGGACGGGCCGGGCGGCAAGGTGCTGGTCCTGCCGCCGGACGCCGGCTACGGCGATGTGGCCGAGCCGCTCGCCAATGTGATGTAA